A genome region from Myxosarcina sp. GI1 includes the following:
- a CDS encoding metal ABC transporter substrate-binding protein produces MAETFFRRSIILFFSITLSMWLTGCDGTEQTSSTASSNSTSTTDVASDSSTDKKKVLTTFSVLADIAQNVAGDKLNVESITRIGAEIHGYEPTPSDIVKVQNADLILYNGMDLERWFEQFLGNVKGVPSALLTEGIEPIPISEGSYTNKPNPHAWMSPRNALVYVENIRQAFVKLDPENADTYNANAKAYSAKLSTIDETLEADLSKVPEQQRYLVSCEGAFSYLARDYDMEEIYIWPINAEQQYTPKQIQRVIEEVKTNNIPTIFCETTVSDEGQKQVAQTTGANFGGNLYVDSLSNKEGAVPTFIDLLEYDARTITNGLLAGSNTGKQ; encoded by the coding sequence ATGGCGGAAACTTTTTTCAGGCGAAGCATTATTTTGTTTTTTAGCATCACACTAAGTATGTGGCTTACAGGCTGTGATGGAACAGAGCAAACTTCGTCAACAGCTAGCTCGAACAGTACCAGTACCACTGATGTTGCCAGTGACTCATCAACTGATAAAAAGAAAGTTTTAACTACCTTTAGCGTTTTAGCCGATATTGCTCAAAACGTAGCAGGGGATAAGCTAAATGTAGAGTCAATTACGCGCATCGGTGCGGAAATTCACGGCTACGAACCCACACCCAGCGACATTGTTAAAGTCCAGAATGCCGACTTAATTCTTTACAACGGTATGGATTTGGAGCGTTGGTTCGAGCAGTTTTTAGGTAATGTAAAGGGTGTCCCTTCGGCATTATTAACAGAAGGTATCGAGCCAATCCCAATTTCTGAAGGATCTTACACTAACAAACCCAACCCTCATGCCTGGATGTCCCCTCGCAACGCGCTAGTTTACGTGGAGAACATTCGTCAAGCCTTTGTCAAACTCGATCCCGAAAATGCCGATACTTATAATGCTAATGCCAAAGCCTACAGCGCAAAGCTCAGCACCATTGATGAAACGCTAGAGGCAGATTTAAGTAAAGTACCCGAACAGCAAAGGTATTTAGTAAGTTGCGAAGGTGCGTTTTCTTATCTGGCTCGCGACTATGATATGGAAGAAATCTATATCTGGCCTATAAACGCCGAACAGCAGTATACTCCCAAGCAGATACAAAGGGTAATTGAGGAAGTAAAAACTAATAATATACCCACGATTTTTTGTGAAACTACCGTCAGCGATGAAGGACAAAAACAAGTGGCTCAAACAACGGGGGCAAATTTTGGGGGCAACCTCTATGTAGATTCCCTTTCTAATAAAGAAGGAGCCGTTCCCACCTTTATTGATTTGCTCGAATACGATGCCCGTACCATTACCAATGGCTTATTAGCGGGTAGTAACACTGGCAAGCAGTAA
- a CDS encoding metal ABC transporter permease, with protein MSDIMVAIPVIDWLIEPLQYPFLVRAIWVSAFVGLVCAVLSCYITLKGWSLMGDAVSHAVVPGVVVAYALNIPFAIGAFLFGFGATVAIGYIKSKTRLKEDAVIGVVFTGFFAFGLVLITKIPSNIDLFHILFGNVLGISQEDIIQTLIAGIITLVIITIRRKDLLLFCFDPNHAKAIGLNTQLMFYTLLSVLALTIVTALQTAGIILVIAMLVTPGSTAYLLTDRFDRMLWISIATSVFSCVGGTYLSYHFDVSTGGAIVVLLTVLFMVAMIFAPKYGILAQNSHRHQPVLDGMQDKG; from the coding sequence ATGAGCGATATAATGGTTGCCATTCCCGTTATCGACTGGCTGATCGAACCCTTACAGTATCCTTTTTTAGTTCGGGCAATCTGGGTTAGTGCCTTTGTGGGTTTAGTCTGTGCGGTACTTTCTTGCTATATTACTCTTAAAGGTTGGTCGCTTATGGGAGATGCGGTTTCTCATGCGGTCGTACCAGGGGTAGTAGTAGCCTATGCTCTAAACATTCCCTTTGCTATTGGAGCCTTTCTATTTGGGTTTGGGGCAACTGTTGCCATTGGCTACATCAAATCAAAAACTCGTCTCAAAGAAGATGCAGTTATTGGCGTAGTTTTTACGGGCTTTTTTGCCTTCGGTTTGGTGTTGATTACCAAAATTCCCAGCAACATCGACCTGTTTCACATTCTATTTGGTAATGTGCTGGGTATTTCTCAAGAAGATATCATTCAAACTTTAATTGCAGGTATTATCACTCTGGTAATAATTACGATCCGCCGCAAAGACCTGTTGCTATTCTGTTTCGACCCCAACCACGCCAAAGCCATTGGTCTAAACACCCAGCTTATGTTTTATACTTTGCTTTCGGTACTGGCTTTAACCATTGTCACCGCTCTGCAAACCGCAGGTATTATTCTGGTTATTGCCATGTTAGTAACCCCTGGCTCGACGGCATATTTACTAACAGACCGCTTTGACCGTATGCTATGGATTTCAATTGCTACCAGCGTCTTCTCTTGCGTAGGTGGAACTTACCTTAGCTACCATTTTGACGTATCTACAGGTGGCGCGATCGTGGTACTGTTAACGGTATTGTTTATGGTTGCAATGATATTTGCTCCCAAGTACGGTATTTTGGCTCAGAATTCCCATCGTCATCAACCAGTTTTAGATGGAATGCAGGATAAAGGTTAA
- a CDS encoding outer membrane protein, translated as MSFKLVPFVPIAAGLAILATPLVASAQTNISGRENNYSQTTVPHSYPDTINPQDSTDYPVNTPQDSFDYEKPVIPQNQNYTNSSETTEPIVPNYVGLGGSNRGIALDSKFALSNRFSIRPMAIGDLDSDNQNGDFTVPVTYDFQPVFGNKLQPYAGAGLGGSTENDGSVGGVITAGVDYPINKRLTANANINYDAFGNDDTNAVVGVAANFNG; from the coding sequence ATGTCATTCAAACTTGTTCCATTCGTTCCCATAGCAGCAGGTTTGGCTATTCTAGCCACTCCTCTAGTTGCTTCGGCACAAACTAATATTTCTGGACGAGAAAATAACTATTCCCAAACAACTGTGCCTCATAGCTATCCCGATACAATTAACCCCCAAGATTCAACTGACTATCCCGTCAATACTCCTCAAGATTCTTTTGACTACGAGAAACCAGTCATACCACAAAATCAAAACTACACCAATTCTAGTGAAACTACTGAGCCCATAGTTCCTAATTACGTAGGATTGGGTGGTAGTAACCGCGGTATAGCTTTAGATTCCAAGTTTGCTTTAAGCAACCGTTTTTCTATAAGACCGATGGCAATTGGCGATTTAGATTCAGACAATCAAAATGGAGATTTTACGGTGCCAGTTACCTACGATTTTCAGCCAGTTTTTGGTAACAAACTTCAGCCTTACGCTGGCGCGGGATTGGGTGGTAGTACCGAAAATGATGGTAGCGTCGGCGGAGTTATAACTGCTGGTGTAGATTACCCAATTAATAAACGTTTAACAGCTAACGCCAACATCAATTACGATGCTTTTGGCAATGATGATACCAATGCTGTAGTCGGTGTTGCTGCTAATTTCAACGGTTAA
- the prfC gene encoding peptide chain release factor 3, protein MPVELQTEIEQAVASRRNFAIISHPDAGKTTLTEKLLLYGGAIHEAGAVKARRAQRKATSDWMEMEQQRGISITSTVLQFIYNDYQINLLDTPGHQDFSEDTYRTLAAADNSVMLIDVAKGLEPQTRKLFEVCQMRSLPIFTFVNKLDRPGREAFELIDEIEQELGLQTYAVNWPIGMGDRFKGVFDRRKRQIHLFERRAHGSKAAQDLVIDLGDPRIEEFLEQDLYYQLKEELEILDEVGSDFDLEQVQAGKMTPVFFGSAMTNFGVELFLEAFLEYALQPEPHNSSIGEVEPTYPEFTGFVFKLQANMDPKHRDRVAFVRVCTGKFEKDMNVQHARTGKTVRLSRPQKLFAQGRESLDEAYPGDVIGLNNPGVFAIGDTIYQGKKLEYEGIPCFSPEMFAYLKNPNPSKFKQFQKGIKELREEGAVQIMYSTDEFKRDPILAAVGQLQFEVVQFRMSSEYNVETKLELLPYSVARWVEGGWSALKKAGRIFNAIAVKDNWGRPVLLFKNEWNLRQVQQDQPDLKLNSTAPVGAGLEPEKD, encoded by the coding sequence ATGCCCGTAGAACTTCAAACCGAAATCGAACAAGCCGTAGCCAGCCGTCGTAATTTTGCAATTATTTCCCACCCCGACGCAGGGAAAACCACCTTAACCGAAAAATTATTACTCTACGGAGGCGCGATCCACGAAGCGGGTGCGGTAAAAGCCAGACGAGCGCAGCGCAAAGCAACTTCAGACTGGATGGAAATGGAGCAACAACGGGGTATTTCGATTACCTCGACTGTATTGCAGTTTATTTATAACGACTATCAAATCAATTTATTAGATACCCCAGGACACCAGGACTTTAGTGAAGATACCTACCGTACCCTGGCAGCAGCAGATAATTCAGTAATGTTAATTGACGTGGCAAAAGGTCTGGAGCCACAGACGCGCAAACTATTTGAAGTTTGCCAGATGCGATCGCTGCCAATTTTTACCTTTGTTAACAAGCTAGACCGCCCTGGACGCGAAGCATTTGAACTAATCGACGAAATCGAACAGGAACTCGGACTACAAACTTATGCCGTCAATTGGCCTATCGGTATGGGCGATCGCTTTAAAGGAGTGTTCGATCGCCGCAAACGACAAATACACTTGTTTGAGCGTCGCGCACACGGTAGTAAAGCCGCACAAGACTTGGTTATCGACCTTGGCGATCCGCGCATCGAAGAGTTTTTAGAACAAGACCTCTACTATCAGCTAAAAGAAGAATTAGAAATTCTCGACGAAGTCGGCTCTGACTTTGACTTAGAACAGGTACAGGCGGGAAAAATGACCCCTGTATTTTTTGGCAGTGCCATGACCAACTTTGGAGTAGAGTTATTTCTAGAGGCTTTTTTAGAATATGCACTACAGCCAGAACCCCACAATTCATCTATCGGAGAAGTCGAGCCTACCTATCCCGAATTTACGGGATTTGTATTTAAGCTTCAGGCGAACATGGATCCCAAACACCGCGATCGTGTAGCTTTTGTCCGTGTCTGTACGGGGAAATTTGAAAAAGACATGAACGTACAGCACGCCAGAACGGGTAAAACGGTGCGTTTATCCCGTCCTCAGAAGCTTTTCGCGCAAGGTAGAGAATCATTGGATGAGGCATATCCAGGAGATGTTATTGGTTTGAATAATCCTGGGGTATTTGCGATCGGCGATACAATCTATCAGGGTAAAAAGCTAGAGTATGAGGGCATACCTTGTTTTTCTCCCGAAATGTTTGCCTATCTTAAAAATCCCAACCCTTCTAAATTTAAACAGTTTCAAAAAGGTATTAAAGAACTGCGAGAAGAAGGCGCGGTGCAGATTATGTATTCTACCGACGAATTCAAACGCGACCCGATTTTGGCAGCAGTAGGACAGCTTCAGTTTGAAGTAGTCCAGTTCCGCATGAGTAGTGAATATAACGTAGAAACTAAATTAGAACTATTACCCTATAGTGTGGCGCGTTGGGTTGAAGGCGGGTGGTCGGCTTTAAAGAAAGCAGGCAGAATCTTTAATGCGATCGCTGTTAAAGATAACTGGGGCAGACCTGTATTACTGTTTAAAAATGAATGGAATTTACGTCAGGTACAGCAAGACCAACCAGATTTAAAGCTTAACTCTACTGCACCTGTAGGCGCGGGTTTAGAACCAGAGAAGGACTGA
- a CDS encoding peroxiredoxin — translation MSEGCLRVGQQAPEFTATAVFDQEFKIVKLSDYRDRYVVLFFYPLDFTFVCPTEIIAFSDRYNEFQELDTEILGVSVDSEFSHLAWIQTPRKEGGIGDIEYPLISDIKKELSTDYNVLDPEAGVALRGLFIIDRDGIIQHSTINNLSFGRSVEETLRTLKAIQYVQAHPEEVCPAEWVEGDKTMIPDPKDSKVYFSSTN, via the coding sequence ATGAGTGAAGGATGTTTGCGAGTCGGACAACAAGCTCCCGAGTTTACTGCTACGGCTGTATTCGACCAAGAATTTAAAATTGTTAAACTATCTGACTATCGCGATCGCTACGTAGTTTTGTTTTTTTATCCCTTAGACTTTACTTTTGTTTGTCCGACAGAAATTATTGCTTTTAGCGATCGCTATAACGAATTTCAAGAGCTAGATACAGAAATTTTAGGCGTATCTGTAGATAGCGAATTTTCCCATCTAGCCTGGATTCAAACTCCCCGTAAAGAAGGCGGTATTGGTGATATCGAATATCCTTTGATTTCTGATATCAAAAAAGAACTTAGCACTGACTACAACGTTCTCGATCCAGAAGCGGGAGTTGCTTTAAGGGGATTATTTATCATCGACCGAGATGGTATTATCCAACACTCGACAATTAACAATCTTTCCTTTGGTCGCAGCGTTGAAGAAACTCTCCGTACTCTCAAAGCAATTCAATACGTTCAGGCTCATCCCGAAGAAGTTTGTCCTGCTGAATGGGTAGAAGGCGACAAAACCATGATTCCCGATCCCAAAGACTCAAAAGTTTATTTCTCTTCAACTAATTAA
- the radA gene encoding DNA repair protein RadA — MAKSKQIYVCSECGAEYTQWFGLCKECNEFGTISEEPIEVSPSGGYSRAGWQSQTRGTAKAATPAKPRVSLKFSQINNDVQARFPSGYGELDRVLGGGVVPGSLVLIGGDPGIGKSTLLLQVANQLSYRLPRILYVSAEESGQQVKLRASRLDVDKTPEPVLVESRNNGNGKLDRASELSEPESNLYVMPETDLEEILRELESLKPQVAVIDSIQTLHFAALTSAPGSVAQVRECTSALMQVGKRENITLLIVGHVTKEGAIAGPRVLEHLVDTVLYFEGDRYASHRLLRSVKNRFGATHEIGIFEMADKGLVEVDNPSKLFLGNRDEVSPGTSIVVACEGTRPLVVEIQALVSPTSYTSPRRSTTGIDYNRLQQILAVLEKRVGIPLSKLDAYVSSVGGLGVGEPAADLGVAIAIVASFRDRIVDPRTVAIGEVGLGGQVRLVSQMELRLKEAAKLGFRRAIVPKGQSLPDDIGLEIVAISRVIDAIIAAIPSERSPE, encoded by the coding sequence ATGGCTAAATCCAAACAAATATATGTTTGTAGCGAATGTGGTGCTGAATACACTCAATGGTTTGGACTTTGTAAGGAGTGTAATGAATTTGGCACGATTTCTGAAGAACCAATAGAAGTTTCTCCTAGTGGCGGCTATAGTCGCGCTGGCTGGCAATCTCAGACTAGAGGAACTGCCAAAGCTGCAACCCCTGCTAAGCCAAGGGTATCGTTAAAATTTTCCCAAATTAATAATGACGTACAGGCTCGTTTTCCGTCGGGTTATGGCGAATTAGACCGAGTTTTGGGAGGTGGAGTCGTACCTGGTTCCCTGGTCTTGATTGGGGGCGATCCTGGCATTGGCAAATCGACATTATTATTACAAGTAGCCAATCAGCTATCTTATCGTTTGCCACGTATTCTATACGTTTCTGCAGAAGAATCGGGACAGCAGGTAAAATTAAGGGCATCGCGATTGGATGTAGATAAAACACCCGAACCAGTTTTAGTAGAATCTCGAAATAATGGTAACGGTAAGTTAGATAGGGCGAGTGAATTGTCAGAACCCGAAAGCAACCTCTATGTAATGCCAGAAACCGACCTGGAGGAAATTTTGCGGGAACTAGAATCTTTAAAACCCCAGGTAGCGGTAATTGATAGTATTCAAACTCTACATTTTGCGGCATTGACTTCCGCACCAGGATCGGTAGCGCAGGTAAGAGAATGTACTTCGGCATTAATGCAGGTAGGCAAAAGAGAAAATATCACCCTATTAATTGTCGGTCACGTAACCAAAGAAGGCGCGATCGCAGGTCCCAGGGTTTTAGAACACTTAGTAGATACAGTACTGTATTTTGAGGGCGATCGCTATGCTTCTCATCGTCTCTTGCGTTCGGTTAAAAACCGCTTTGGGGCAACCCATGAAATCGGCATTTTTGAAATGGCAGATAAGGGTTTGGTCGAAGTAGACAATCCTTCCAAGCTGTTTTTGGGCAACCGCGATGAAGTCTCCCCTGGTACCTCAATCGTCGTCGCCTGTGAAGGTACTCGTCCTTTGGTAGTAGAAATTCAGGCATTAGTCAGTCCTACCAGCTATACTTCACCCCGTCGTTCTACTACGGGTATCGATTACAATCGCCTCCAGCAGATTTTGGCAGTATTAGAAAAAAGAGTCGGCATTCCCCTGTCCAAACTAGATGCTTACGTATCTTCCGTAGGAGGATTGGGAGTAGGAGAACCCGCCGCCGATTTGGGAGTAGCGATCGCCATCGTTGCCAGTTTTCGCGATCGCATCGTCGATCCGCGCACCGTGGCTATCGGCGAAGTCGGTTTGGGAGGACAGGTAAGATTGGTATCGCAGATGGAATTGAGGCTTAAAGAAGCAGCAAAATTAGGCTTTAGAAGGGCGATCGTGCCTAAAGGACAAAGCCTACCTGACGATATCGGACTAGAGATAGTAGCTATTTCTAGAGTGATCGATGCTATCATCGCCGCAATTCCTTCAGAGCGATCGCCCGAATGA
- the rpaB gene encoding response regulator transcription factor RpaB: METHKEKILVVDDEASIRRILETRLSMIGYDVVTAADGEEALETFRTSEPSLVVLDVMMPKLDGYGVCQELRKESDIPIIMLTALGDVADRITGLELGADDYVVKPFSPKELEARIRSVLRRVDKDGAPGIPSSGVIHVGSIRIDTNKRQVYKGDERIRLTGMEFSLLELLVSRSGEPFSRSEILQEVWGYTPERHVDTRVVDVHISRLRAKLEDDPSNPELILTARGTGYLFQRILEDGEQ; the protein is encoded by the coding sequence TTGGAAACTCATAAAGAAAAAATTTTAGTTGTTGATGATGAAGCTAGTATCCGCCGCATTTTGGAAACTCGCCTATCAATGATTGGCTATGATGTCGTTACCGCAGCAGATGGTGAAGAGGCTTTAGAAACTTTCCGCACCAGCGAACCTAGTTTGGTAGTTCTAGACGTAATGATGCCTAAGTTGGATGGCTATGGTGTCTGTCAGGAACTACGTAAAGAGTCAGATATCCCCATTATTATGCTAACAGCTTTAGGTGATGTTGCCGATCGCATTACGGGTTTGGAGTTGGGTGCCGATGATTACGTAGTCAAACCTTTTTCACCCAAGGAATTAGAAGCCAGAATTCGTTCGGTCTTGCGTCGGGTAGACAAAGATGGCGCACCAGGCATTCCTAGTTCGGGAGTAATTCACGTCGGTTCGATTAGAATCGATACCAACAAAAGACAGGTATACAAAGGCGACGAACGCATTCGACTAACTGGTATGGAGTTTAGTCTCTTAGAACTATTGGTAAGTCGCTCTGGAGAACCTTTTTCTCGCTCGGAAATTTTGCAGGAAGTTTGGGGGTATACTCCCGAACGTCATGTAGACACTCGCGTTGTAGACGTTCACATTTCTCGCCTTCGTGCCAAACTAGAAGACGATCCTAGTAATCCAGAACTGATTCTTACAGCTAGAGGAACGGGTTACTTATTCCAGCGTATTCTAGAAGATGGGGAACAGTAA
- a CDS encoding cofactor assembly of complex C subunit B has protein sequence MNDPNRILRLLPIFAGGLGGLLLLINRLLSVGLTDAQARSDVVGVIEAAVLILVGLIWQQIQPRSPDVVTLIGERGLEFAPELSEPIKTELAWASHLLLSNTATRSLVVYDRGKTLLRRGVLGKNATVKPGAILQRVLDKQQPVYLVNLALYPGRVEFDYLPENTQGVICQPLGKHGVLILGANAPRSYTKQDERWIEGIADKLGETLKAIDLEA, from the coding sequence ATGAACGATCCCAATCGCATTTTACGTTTGTTACCAATTTTTGCTGGCGGATTGGGAGGACTACTATTATTAATAAATCGCTTGCTAAGTGTTGGGCTAACCGATGCACAAGCTCGCTCAGATGTCGTGGGAGTTATTGAAGCAGCAGTATTGATTTTAGTTGGCTTGATTTGGCAGCAGATTCAGCCGCGATCGCCAGATGTGGTAACTTTAATTGGCGAACGAGGGTTAGAATTTGCCCCCGAACTTTCCGAGCCAATTAAAACCGAGCTAGCCTGGGCTTCTCATTTACTTTTAAGTAATACGGCAACGCGATCTCTAGTCGTATACGACCGAGGCAAAACTTTATTGCGGCGCGGTGTTTTGGGAAAAAATGCCACAGTCAAACCAGGGGCAATTTTACAGCGAGTTTTAGACAAGCAACAACCCGTTTATTTAGTCAATCTAGCTCTCTACCCTGGCAGAGTTGAATTTGATTATCTACCAGAAAATACGCAAGGAGTAATCTGTCAGCCTTTGGGCAAACATGGCGTTTTGATCTTAGGGGCAAATGCGCCCCGCAGCTATACCAAGCAAGATGAACGCTGGATTGAGGGCATAGCTGACAAGCTAGGGGAAACTTTAAAAGCGATCGATTTAGAAGCTTAA
- a CDS encoding ATP-binding protein: MSINNLDNARHFLIVEDGKSKSIIKLESEACSIGRDPRNTIVLNSTKISRYHAFLLRIPITNNAYQFRIIDGDPQGNRSTNGFKVNGNVCLSYDLEDGDRIAFADDITATYNISIEQNNYNFVPDEEVTCLMSSSDRAKSSSHQTGAISAEERRELIQNSLERLASIPELFSAPIVEMDLKGNITYLNPVALKYFPDIKKNKLQHPVLSGIIALVEKAEQDVSVREVTVDKRIFEQSIHLIASSQTIRCYFSEITERKQAENDLKKAHEDLENRVVERTSQLAASNQNLKSEIIRRKQVEREIRFLHQIIQSASKAEDFTEAIFSALQEISEYISWAYAEAWIPDLKENKLKLSPAYFSNTSEIAILRKISQKISFASNVGIPGQVWATKQLVWIEDLATTMIEIVSHREKTISRLQLQTALGVPIIADEKVVAVFIFFDFANRPENEETLRLLQSVASQIGSILQKKKSEDALRSSMATNRALLDTIPDWMFRISEDCKLINFKASKDTRVPLTCTSDIIGKRLDEVLPPEVADVMTNSIIAALATQKVQLCEYHLSIDGETRYYEARIAVSDARELMAIIRDITEKKRIEQEIRNTLEQEKKLNELKSRFVNMASHDLRTPLTSILTSTELLEHYGYKWNEEKKLNHLRRIQSSVKHMTELLNDVLLLGKADAGKLELNPTEVNLLQFCYELVEEMQLTTKTHQIMFQNNSYSEFGGNCLPQDETVSKQPLNINNVCLDKKLLRLILQNLLSNAIKYSPNSNKVNFDLCCEPERAIFQIRDFGIGVPPSEQDRLFETFHRCNNVGLIPGTGLGLPIVKRAVDLNGGFISVESEIGVGTTFIITLPYLAA, translated from the coding sequence ATGTCAATTAATAATCTTGATAACGCCAGACATTTCTTGATTGTTGAAGATGGTAAAAGCAAAAGTATTATTAAACTAGAGTCTGAAGCCTGCTCTATCGGACGCGATCCTCGCAACACAATTGTCTTAAATTCTACAAAAATTTCTCGCTACCATGCTTTTTTGCTCCGAATTCCCATAACAAATAACGCTTATCAGTTTCGCATTATTGATGGCGATCCTCAAGGAAATCGCAGTACGAACGGTTTTAAAGTCAATGGGAATGTTTGTCTCTCATACGATTTAGAGGATGGCGACCGCATTGCTTTTGCCGATGATATTACCGCTACTTACAATATCTCTATAGAACAAAATAATTATAATTTTGTACCAGATGAAGAAGTTACTTGTCTGATGTCTAGTTCGGATAGAGCTAAATCTTCATCTCATCAAACTGGAGCTATATCTGCTGAAGAACGCAGAGAACTCATTCAAAATTCTCTAGAACGATTAGCTTCTATTCCCGAACTGTTTTCTGCGCCAATTGTGGAAATGGATTTAAAAGGTAACATTACTTATCTCAATCCAGTCGCACTAAAATATTTTCCAGACATCAAAAAAAATAAATTGCAACATCCAGTTTTATCTGGAATAATTGCGCTGGTAGAAAAAGCAGAGCAAGACGTTTCGGTACGTGAAGTTACAGTAGACAAACGAATTTTTGAGCAGTCCATACATCTAATTGCCAGTAGCCAAACAATTAGATGTTATTTCTCTGAGATTACCGAGCGCAAACAAGCAGAAAACGATCTTAAAAAAGCACATGAGGATCTAGAAAATAGAGTTGTAGAGCGTACTTCACAATTAGCCGCAAGTAATCAAAACTTAAAATCTGAAATTATTAGGCGGAAGCAAGTAGAGCGCGAAATACGTTTCTTACATCAAATTATTCAATCTGCATCAAAAGCTGAAGACTTTACCGAAGCAATTTTTTCTGCTTTACAGGAAATAAGTGAATATATTAGCTGGGCTTATGCTGAGGCTTGGATTCCAGATTTAAAAGAGAACAAACTTAAACTGAGTCCAGCTTACTTTAGCAATACATCAGAAATCGCTATTTTAAGAAAAATTAGTCAAAAAATTAGTTTTGCTAGCAACGTTGGTATTCCAGGGCAAGTTTGGGCTACCAAACAGCTAGTATGGATTGAAGATCTTGCTACCACAATGATTGAGATAGTTTCCCATAGAGAAAAAACAATTAGTCGATTACAACTACAAACTGCTTTAGGAGTTCCTATAATTGCTGATGAGAAAGTTGTTGCAGTATTTATCTTCTTTGATTTTGCCAATCGCCCAGAAAATGAAGAAACGCTGCGCTTACTTCAATCTGTTGCTTCTCAAATAGGTTCGATCCTGCAAAAGAAAAAATCTGAGGATGCACTGCGCTCCAGCATGGCAACCAATCGCGCCTTGCTCGATACTATTCCTGATTGGATGTTTCGGATTAGTGAAGATTGTAAATTAATCAATTTTAAAGCTTCTAAAGATACTAGAGTTCCTCTTACATGTACGAGCGACATTATTGGCAAAAGACTAGACGAAGTTTTGCCTCCAGAAGTAGCCGATGTTATGACGAATAGTATCATCGCAGCTTTAGCTACTCAGAAAGTTCAGCTTTGCGAGTATCACTTGTCAATTGACGGTGAAACTCGATATTACGAGGCTCGGATAGCTGTTAGTGACGCTAGAGAACTAATGGCGATTATTCGCGATATTACCGAAAAAAAACGCATAGAGCAAGAAATTCGCAATACTTTAGAACAAGAAAAGAAACTTAACGAGCTTAAAAGCCGCTTTGTTAATATGGCATCGCACGATCTACGTACGCCTCTGACATCTATATTGACATCTACCGAGTTACTCGAACACTATGGCTACAAATGGAACGAAGAAAAAAAGCTCAATCACTTACGCCGTATTCAAAGTTCTGTCAAACACATGACCGAATTATTAAACGATGTGCTGTTATTAGGTAAAGCAGACGCAGGAAAACTAGAGCTAAACCCAACCGAAGTAAATTTGCTCCAATTTTGCTATGAATTAGTCGAAGAAATGCAGTTGACTACCAAGACACATCAGATTATGTTTCAAAATAATAGTTATTCAGAATTTGGCGGCAATTGCCTTCCACAAGACGAAACCGTTTCAAAGCAACCATTAAATATAAACAATGTGTGTTTAGACAAAAAGTTACTCAGGCTTATTTTGCAAAATTTACTTTCTAATGCGATCAAATATTCACCTAACAGCAACAAAGTAAATTTTGATTTGTGCTGTGAACCAGAACGAGCAATTTTTCAAATTCGGGATTTTGGGATTGGGGTTCCTCCCTCAGAACAAGACAGATTATTTGAAACTTTTCATCGCTGCAATAATGTAGGTTTAATTCCAGGTACTGGATTGGGTTTGCCTATTGTTAAAAGAGCAGTAGATTTAAATGGCGGTTTTATTTCGGTTGAAAGCGAAATAGGAGTGGGTACTACTTTTATCATTACTTTGCCCTACTTGGCAGCCTAG
- a CDS encoding muconolactone Delta-isomerase family protein, with product MLYHLDFRVEYPATMSQKDLFTIWTQEAEAALEAKKAGTIVDLWKCVGTRRVIAIVDIDSNDALDTLLLDLPIMKELGHHVHLVVTPLRPYENYAADLKKRL from the coding sequence ATGCTTTACCACCTTGATTTTCGGGTAGAATATCCAGCTACTATGAGTCAAAAAGATTTATTTACTATTTGGACGCAAGAAGCAGAAGCAGCTTTAGAAGCTAAAAAAGCAGGTACGATTGTAGATCTGTGGAAATGTGTCGGTACTCGTCGGGTTATTGCTATAGTCGATATTGATTCAAATGACGCTTTAGATACTCTGCTGCTCGATTTACCAATTATGAAAGAACTAGGTCATCACGTACATCTTGTCGTAACACCACTACGACCTTATGAAAACTATGCTGCCGATCTGAAAAAAAGATTATAA